In the Magnetospira sp. QH-2 genome, one interval contains:
- a CDS encoding D-alanyl-D-alanine carboxypeptidase family protein produces the protein MMGRHLMMGASKRVIGRWISMTGLMVLVAALFVSSPAAAKYASFVMEADSGRVLHSTNADTRNYPASLTKLMTLYILFERLEQNKLNLSSRFTVTHRASRQPASKLWLKPKDTLTVDQVIRALVVKSANDVASTVADNISGSEKAFARLMTSTAHRIGMRRTNFRNSSGLPHRAQMSTARDMATLARRIMVDFPQFYHYFRLKRFTYLGKTYRTHNNLLKSYDGMDGMKTGYIRASGFNLVTSAVRGNKRLIGVVFGGRTSKARDKHMASLLDKSFDRLGIGKRQVAKAQPKSRAKSRTKRAPSIKTRSQWGIQVGAYAKHEPARKVAAKAVKKAPSLLSKGRITVVPLRKRSGKVLYRARIVGLDKRTAYAACRTLKRGKMDCMELKVKTGVQVAEAP, from the coding sequence ATGATGGGACGGCATTTGATGATGGGAGCAAGCAAGCGCGTGATAGGCCGCTGGATCTCGATGACGGGACTGATGGTCCTGGTGGCGGCACTGTTCGTGTCCTCCCCGGCAGCCGCCAAGTACGCCTCTTTCGTCATGGAAGCCGATAGCGGCCGGGTGCTGCACTCGACCAATGCCGACACCCGCAACTATCCGGCATCGCTGACCAAGCTGATGACGCTCTATATCCTGTTCGAGCGCCTGGAACAGAATAAACTGAACCTATCGAGCCGCTTCACCGTGACTCATCGGGCATCACGCCAACCGGCATCGAAGCTCTGGCTGAAGCCCAAGGACACCTTGACGGTGGATCAGGTGATCCGCGCCCTGGTGGTCAAATCGGCCAACGATGTGGCTTCCACCGTCGCTGACAATATCTCGGGCAGCGAAAAAGCTTTTGCCCGGTTGATGACCAGCACCGCCCATCGCATCGGCATGCGGCGCACCAATTTCCGCAACTCATCGGGGCTGCCCCACCGGGCGCAGATGAGCACCGCTCGCGACATGGCCACCCTGGCCCGTCGGATCATGGTCGACTTTCCGCAGTTCTATCACTATTTCCGGCTGAAGCGCTTCACCTACCTGGGCAAGACCTATCGAACCCACAATAACCTGTTGAAATCCTATGACGGCATGGATGGCATGAAGACCGGCTATATCCGCGCCTCGGGCTTTAATCTGGTGACTTCGGCGGTGCGCGGCAACAAGCGGTTGATCGGTGTTGTTTTTGGCGGACGGACATCGAAGGCCCGCGACAAGCATATGGCCAGTCTGCTGGACAAAAGCTTTGACCGCCTTGGCATCGGCAAGCGCCAAGTGGCCAAGGCACAACCCAAGTCTCGGGCAAAATCCCGCACCAAACGGGCGCCATCCATCAAGACCCGTAGCCAGTGGGGCATTCAGGTCGGTGCCTATGCCAAGCACGAACCGGCCCGCAAGGTCGCCGCCAAGGCGGTCAAGAAGGCTCCGTCCCTGCTTTCCAAGGGTCGCATCACCGTCGTTCCGCTGCGTAAAAGAAGTGGCAAAGTGCTCTATCGCGCCCGCATTGTCGGCTTAGACAAGCGCACCGCCTATGCGGCCTGTCGAACCTTGAAGAGGGGCAAGATGGATTGCATGGAATTGAAGGTCAAAACAGGCGTTCAGGTGGCCGAGGCGCCTTAA
- a CDS encoding c-type cytochrome produces the protein MRRGIGTTFLLIVFLVGLSPAPAKSENDDLEAAVDLSPDVENGQALYDLCAPCHGADAQGSKSGLIPQLAGQHRRVLIHQLEEFRTRIRPSEDMEGITNRGAIGGPQDVADLVGYIETLPLSKKPRLGPGFDLAWGRALYQMHCETCHGETGDGNADQGIPRIHGQHYPYLIKQLLAFRDRVRTTPTLKMVIRIKALSEEELSTIADYIARLE, from the coding sequence ATGCGACGGGGTATAGGTACGACCTTCCTTTTGATCGTCTTTCTCGTCGGCCTGTCACCGGCCCCAGCCAAATCAGAAAATGACGATCTGGAAGCGGCGGTCGATCTTTCACCGGATGTGGAAAACGGCCAGGCGCTCTATGACCTTTGCGCCCCCTGCCATGGCGCGGATGCCCAGGGCTCCAAAAGCGGTCTGATTCCCCAATTGGCGGGACAGCATCGGCGTGTCCTCATTCATCAACTGGAAGAATTCCGAACCCGCATCCGCCCCTCCGAGGACATGGAAGGCATCACCAACCGGGGGGCCATCGGCGGCCCTCAGGACGTGGCGGATCTGGTGGGCTATATCGAGACCTTGCCCCTATCCAAAAAACCGCGTCTTGGCCCGGGATTCGACCTTGCTTGGGGGCGCGCGCTGTACCAGATGCACTGCGAGACCTGCCACGGTGAGACCGGAGACGGCAATGCGGACCAGGGCATCCCCCGCATCCACGGCCAGCACTATCCCTACCTGATCAAGCAGCTGTTGGCCTTCCGCGATCGGGTCCGAACCACGCCAACGCTCAAGATGGTCATCCGCATCAAGGCCTTGAGTGAAGAAGAACTATCGACCATTGCCGACTACATCGCGCGCCTGGAGTAG
- a CDS encoding TadE/TadG family type IV pilus assembly protein encodes MNGLLKRFARDVRGVLALEVAFAVPVLLGLILSGVEITRYILLNQKIERATMTVADLVSQAEVLTGAEVDNLFVAGDFVMEPFDVNAEGQMIVSSVVGSGSGAVVAWQRTYGGGTGGSQFGVAGGTATLPAGFFVAEGESFIAAEVFYDYAPMFMGGHLVEGVVGNVQLYNSAVFRPRFTSIVAYSP; translated from the coding sequence ATGAATGGCCTGTTGAAACGCTTTGCCCGTGATGTACGGGGTGTGCTGGCGTTGGAAGTGGCTTTTGCCGTTCCGGTGCTGCTGGGGCTGATTCTGTCGGGGGTCGAGATCACCCGCTATATTCTGCTCAATCAGAAAATCGAACGCGCCACCATGACCGTGGCCGATCTGGTTTCTCAGGCCGAGGTGCTGACCGGGGCGGAGGTGGACAATCTGTTCGTCGCCGGGGATTTCGTCATGGAACCCTTCGACGTCAACGCGGAAGGGCAGATGATCGTTTCGTCGGTGGTCGGGTCGGGCAGTGGCGCGGTGGTGGCCTGGCAAAGAACCTATGGCGGCGGTACCGGCGGCAGCCAGTTCGGCGTGGCCGGGGGCACGGCCACCCTGCCTGCCGGGTTCTTCGTCGCGGAGGGCGAAAGCTTTATCGCGGCGGAAGTCTTTTACGACTATGCCCCCATGTTCATGGGCGGTCATTTGGTAGAGGGAGTGGTGGGGAACGTACAGCTATACAACTCGGCGGTATTCCGTCCGCGCTTCACCAGCATCGTGGCCTATTCGCCGTGA
- a CDS encoding TadE/TadG family type IV pilus assembly protein, whose translation MGSSAVEFALAAPILFTMAVGAIEFGVIMLASTLMESGLREAARYGITGQDPTTGTRLDRIMAIIDQRTLNLVDMAQAEVEVMVYPGFSDIGRAEGFVDGNGNGTYDAGETYNDENGNGSWDDDVGSSGAGGSGDIVVYRITYPWQVWTPLATTFIGDAGNIELGSSIVVRNEPWDTSGGGGA comes from the coding sequence ATGGGGTCTTCCGCCGTGGAATTTGCTTTGGCGGCGCCCATTTTGTTCACCATGGCCGTCGGTGCCATTGAATTCGGGGTCATCATGCTGGCCAGCACTTTGATGGAAAGCGGTCTGCGCGAGGCGGCACGATACGGCATCACCGGGCAGGACCCGACCACGGGAACCCGGCTCGACCGTATCATGGCGATCATTGATCAGCGGACCTTGAATCTGGTGGATATGGCTCAGGCCGAAGTGGAGGTGATGGTTTATCCGGGGTTCTCGGATATCGGGCGGGCCGAAGGCTTTGTCGATGGCAACGGCAATGGCACCTACGACGCGGGTGAAACCTACAACGACGAGAATGGCAACGGTTCCTGGGATGATGACGTGGGCTCTTCCGGTGCCGGAGGCTCGGGCGACATCGTGGTTTACCGGATCACCTATCCCTGGCAGGTCTGGACACCCCTGGCCACCACCTTTATCGGCGACGCGGGCAACATTGAGCTGGGCTCGAGCATCGTGGTGCGCAACGAACCCTGGGACACCAGCGGCGGAGGCGGGGCATGA
- a CDS encoding fumarylacetoacetate hydrolase family protein produces MRLVRYGPPGAERPGMLDEAGKLRDLTAHVSDIAGEVLCPKGLERLATVKPKTLPEVKGARRLGPPVGAVGKILGIGLNYADHAAEAGLPVPDSPVVFYKSPTALNGPNDPLIRPTGSEKMDWEVELAVIIGSEASYVSEAKALSHVAGYAAGNDVSERAFQMAAGGQWSKGKGCDTFAPLGPWLLTADQVDDPQNLDLWLDVNGGRMQTGNTGTMIFSVAEIIADLSRHMTLLPGDVIYTGTPPGVGMGRTPRVFLQPGDEVRLGVTGLGEQCSKVIERP; encoded by the coding sequence ATGCGTCTGGTGCGATATGGCCCCCCGGGGGCCGAAAGGCCGGGAATGCTGGATGAGGCGGGCAAACTGCGCGACCTCACCGCTCATGTAAGCGACATCGCCGGAGAGGTGCTCTGCCCCAAGGGTCTGGAACGCTTGGCCACGGTCAAACCCAAAACCTTGCCGGAAGTCAAAGGCGCGCGGCGTCTGGGACCGCCGGTGGGGGCCGTCGGAAAGATTCTCGGCATCGGCCTGAATTATGCCGACCATGCGGCGGAAGCCGGACTGCCGGTGCCGGACTCACCCGTGGTGTTTTACAAATCACCCACCGCGCTGAACGGCCCAAATGATCCCCTGATCCGTCCGACCGGATCGGAAAAGATGGACTGGGAAGTGGAACTGGCCGTCATCATTGGCTCCGAGGCGTCCTATGTCTCCGAAGCCAAGGCCTTGTCCCATGTGGCGGGCTATGCGGCGGGCAACGATGTGTCCGAGCGCGCCTTCCAGATGGCCGCCGGTGGCCAATGGAGCAAGGGCAAGGGCTGCGATACCTTCGCCCCGCTGGGTCCCTGGCTGCTCACCGCTGACCAAGTTGACGATCCTCAGAACCTGGACCTTTGGCTGGATGTCAACGGCGGGCGCATGCAAACCGGCAATACCGGAACCATGATCTTCAGCGTCGCGGAGATAATCGCCGATCTCAGCCGTCACATGACCTTGCTGCCGGGGGATGTGATCTATACCGGCACCCCGCCGGGCGTGGGCATGGGCCGCACTCCCCGGGTATTCCTACAGCCGGGCGATGAAGTTCGGCTGGGCGTCACGGGCCTGGGAGAACAATGTTCGAAGGTAATTGAAAGACCTTAG
- a CDS encoding hydroxypyruvate isomerase family protein, producing MPRFAANISRMFSDRPFLDRFDAAAEAGFWAVESLFPYAWNISDLRERLEANGLTQVLINSPAGVWKHGERGLAALPDRRAEFRDGIHMALDYAAEIGCNRIHLLAGRVPEGESRERYWWTYLDNLSWTASQVQGTGVEIMLEPINNRDVPGYLLSSTSYALEALESVQSHCLYLQYDLYHALRMAEQPEDVLRRHLKRIRHIHVAGMAVQGAANEIPAFDRLFTLLDQLDYDGWVGRAA from the coding sequence ATGCCTCGATTCGCGGCCAACATTTCCAGGATGTTTTCCGATCGACCCTTTTTGGATCGCTTCGATGCCGCCGCCGAGGCCGGTTTTTGGGCCGTGGAGAGTTTGTTCCCCTATGCCTGGAATATCTCCGACCTGCGGGAACGCCTGGAAGCCAATGGCTTGACCCAGGTTTTGATCAATTCCCCCGCCGGGGTTTGGAAGCATGGTGAACGAGGGCTGGCCGCGCTGCCCGATCGCCGGGCGGAATTCCGCGACGGCATCCATATGGCGTTGGACTATGCCGCCGAAATTGGCTGCAATCGGATTCATCTGCTGGCCGGCCGGGTGCCCGAAGGCGAATCCCGCGAGCGCTATTGGTGGACCTATCTGGATAATCTGAGCTGGACGGCCAGCCAAGTGCAGGGCACCGGGGTCGAAATCATGCTGGAACCCATCAACAATCGCGACGTGCCCGGATACCTGTTGTCCTCGACCTCCTATGCCCTGGAGGCGTTGGAAAGCGTGCAGTCGCACTGCCTATATTTGCAATATGACCTGTATCATGCCTTGCGCATGGCCGAGCAGCCGGAAGATGTCCTGCGCAGGCACCTGAAGCGCATCCGCCATATCCATGTGGCGGGCATGGCCGTGCAGGGCGCTGCCAACGAAATCCCGGCTTTCGACCGTCTGTTCACGCTGTTGGATCAATTGGATTACGACGGCTGGGTCGGTCGCGCGGCCTAG
- a CDS encoding phosphodiesterase, with product MLIVQISDLHLRTDGVPIKDLVNAEAALAACVDHIQHLTPTPDIVLVTGDLVQKDAPELNYREVHAILDALPCPWVAIPGNHDERAPMREILAPGGHVPAEGKFLHQVIENHPLRLIGLDTKLDTDNQGQLCAERLDWLQARLEEQPDRPTLIFMHHPPFATGVEFLDGHFHKFEGATALKTLLEDYGNIAGVICGHVHRQVQTCFAGTLATVAPGVQFQMSLDFSPGAPSSLVLEPSSVALYHWSEDTGLVAHLSPIGDFGPRYPIDTRARGIMLTLGM from the coding sequence ATGTTGATTGTACAGATTTCCGATCTACACTTGCGTACCGACGGCGTGCCGATCAAGGACCTGGTCAACGCCGAAGCGGCCCTGGCCGCCTGCGTGGATCATATCCAGCACCTGACCCCGACACCGGACATCGTCCTGGTCACCGGCGATCTGGTACAAAAAGACGCACCGGAGCTGAACTACCGTGAAGTGCATGCCATCCTCGACGCCCTGCCCTGCCCCTGGGTGGCCATTCCGGGCAATCACGACGAACGGGCCCCCATGCGCGAAATCCTCGCCCCGGGCGGCCATGTGCCCGCCGAGGGTAAATTTCTGCATCAGGTCATCGAGAATCATCCCCTGCGCCTCATCGGCCTGGACACCAAGCTCGATACCGACAATCAGGGCCAGCTCTGCGCCGAGCGGCTGGATTGGTTGCAGGCCCGCCTGGAAGAACAGCCCGACCGACCGACGCTGATCTTCATGCATCACCCGCCTTTTGCCACCGGGGTGGAATTCCTCGACGGCCATTTTCACAAGTTCGAAGGCGCCACCGCGTTGAAAACCCTACTCGAGGACTATGGCAACATCGCCGGCGTGATCTGTGGTCATGTGCATCGGCAGGTGCAGACCTGCTTTGCCGGGACCCTGGCCACCGTGGCCCCGGGCGTGCAGTTCCAGATGAGCCTCGATTTCTCTCCTGGCGCGCCGTCGAGCCTGGTCCTCGAACCCTCTTCCGTGGCCCTTTATCACTGGTCGGAGGACACGGGCCTGGTGGCTCACCTCAGCCCCATCGGCGACTTTGGGCCGAGATATCCCATTGATACCCGGGCGCGGGGGATTATGCTGACGTTGGGGATGTGA
- a CDS encoding MFS transporter produces the protein MTAQAEPSGHAMVYFLAAAQALAMTGASLVVTVSALAGKMLAPTPDLATMPFAFQFVGTMLATIPANLFMARVGRRVGFSIGQGIGICGALCSAAAIYMGDFWLFTAGSLLIGIHNSFWAYYRFAAAESVDAKFRPRAISYVMAGGVVAAVAGPQLAKESLELLAPVLFAGSYLAFACLAVVTILVLQFVRVPTPHVDKKAGGGRPLKEIAKQPEFIVAVLSSTLGYGVMSLVMTATPLAMVACGFAFEDAAFVIQWHVLGMFAPSFFTGALIRKFGVLKIILTGTLLNGVCMGMNLMGIELLNFWVALVALGIGWNFMFIGGTTLLTGTYEPEERAKVQSANDFTVFTMVALASFSSGALQNLIGWEAVNAAASLPILIAFAAVVWLWMTRKRLRTSVS, from the coding sequence ATGACCGCCCAAGCCGAACCCAGCGGCCACGCCATGGTGTATTTTCTCGCCGCTGCCCAGGCCCTTGCCATGACCGGGGCGTCGCTGGTTGTCACCGTGTCGGCTTTGGCCGGCAAGATGCTGGCGCCGACGCCGGATCTGGCCACCATGCCCTTTGCCTTTCAGTTCGTTGGCACCATGCTGGCGACCATTCCCGCCAATTTGTTCATGGCCCGTGTGGGGCGCAGGGTCGGCTTTTCCATCGGCCAGGGAATTGGTATTTGCGGGGCATTGTGTTCCGCCGCGGCCATTTACATGGGCGATTTTTGGCTGTTCACGGCCGGAAGTCTGCTGATCGGAATCCATAATTCCTTTTGGGCCTATTACCGTTTCGCGGCCGCCGAGTCCGTGGATGCCAAGTTCCGGCCCCGGGCCATTTCCTATGTGATGGCCGGGGGCGTGGTGGCGGCGGTGGCCGGGCCCCAATTGGCCAAGGAGTCTTTGGAACTCCTCGCGCCGGTCCTGTTTGCCGGAAGCTATCTGGCCTTCGCCTGCTTGGCGGTGGTGACCATTTTGGTGCTGCAGTTCGTCCGGGTGCCAACGCCTCATGTGGATAAGAAGGCTGGGGGCGGGCGCCCGTTGAAAGAGATCGCCAAGCAGCCAGAATTTATCGTCGCCGTGCTGTCCTCGACCTTGGGCTATGGGGTGATGAGCCTGGTGATGACCGCCACGCCCTTGGCCATGGTGGCCTGCGGTTTTGCCTTCGAGGACGCGGCTTTTGTCATTCAGTGGCATGTGTTGGGCATGTTCGCCCCGAGCTTTTTCACGGGCGCGCTGATCCGCAAATTCGGCGTGTTGAAGATCATTCTAACCGGTACGTTGCTCAACGGCGTCTGCATGGGGATGAATCTGATGGGCATCGAGCTGCTGAATTTCTGGGTGGCCTTGGTGGCGCTGGGGATTGGCTGGAACTTCATGTTCATCGGTGGCACCACCTTGCTGACGGGCACCTATGAACCCGAAGAACGAGCCAAGGTTCAATCAGCCAATGATTTCACCGTGTTCACCATGGTTGCCCTGGCCAGCTTTTCGTCGGGAGCCTTGCAGAATTTGATCGGTTGGGAGGCTGTTAACGCAGCGGCCTCTCTGCCCATTCTAATTGCCTTCGCTGCGGTGGTCTGGCTGTGGATGACCCGGAAAAGGCTGCGCACTTCGGTATCCTGA
- a CDS encoding 6-hydroxymethylpterin diphosphokinase MptE-like protein, with product MPIPRTPLFERNVQVFEQRFADLWALLKGLDPMAAALVPGLEEPDNIRLGDALFYAGGATADTERQWSAYLDDPERLRVGTAKELNLSRVFREPMRAYTGFVNETVAPARMAPLPLVDVGYGFVFGLGLGLHVDVLIERTSCTNLVIFEPMPLFVLHSMYRIDWAALWEKAESAGRHLHLICTPDPEQGAARMLGLVGAEGRTFLEGSYIYHHYSSWQIQKAREIFDDRMKVAQVSIGFFEDELLMMKHTALNFLDREVKLITPRPGVGQSMPVLLVGSGPSLDQDMEALKALASRAVVFSCGTSLGILLKNGIRPDFHLETENTTPLVKNLVKWNREYGLDGIRFIASSSVAPQAVAAFAETWFFFRPNLSCSRLLNNGIEPLAAGGPLVTNAACDVALTLGFQELYLFGVDCGRHPTGAHHSKDAIYLEDDYDNYIPGESLDFIEDGFDRQVPGNFGGTMETSLILDMSRLSFQIAIGGHGGARAYNCSRGALIPGCQPRAAGSIKIPEPEKPKAAVLASLANRLRICPAGQLVDAATLNRLRKGASAFPPLIHELATRMKEEATTFTEVSRPLKALIEREDLVGFQELAGKSLFNALRAGSFVGSRIDDAAARRAALGVFLDQFSEAGHQMADSCLDLYDDLLKVAGE from the coding sequence ATGCCTATTCCTCGCACCCCCTTGTTCGAGCGCAATGTGCAGGTTTTCGAACAGCGTTTCGCCGATCTCTGGGCCTTGCTGAAAGGTCTGGACCCCATGGCCGCTGCCTTGGTCCCCGGCCTGGAAGAGCCCGATAACATTCGGCTGGGCGACGCCTTGTTCTATGCCGGTGGGGCGACGGCGGATACGGAAAGGCAATGGTCGGCCTATTTGGACGATCCCGAGCGGTTGCGGGTGGGGACGGCAAAGGAGTTGAACCTCAGCCGGGTGTTCCGTGAACCCATGCGCGCCTATACCGGGTTCGTCAATGAGACCGTGGCCCCTGCCCGCATGGCCCCGTTGCCGCTGGTGGACGTGGGCTATGGTTTTGTCTTCGGGCTCGGCCTGGGGCTGCATGTGGATGTCTTAATCGAACGCACGTCTTGTACCAACCTGGTGATCTTCGAACCCATGCCGCTGTTCGTGCTGCATTCCATGTATCGGATCGATTGGGCGGCTTTGTGGGAGAAAGCCGAATCCGCCGGGCGGCATCTGCACCTGATATGCACCCCGGACCCCGAACAGGGCGCGGCGCGCATGCTGGGGTTGGTCGGTGCCGAAGGGCGGACCTTTCTAGAAGGGTCATACATTTATCATCATTATTCCTCTTGGCAGATTCAAAAGGCCCGGGAGATCTTTGACGATCGCATGAAGGTCGCCCAGGTCAGCATCGGTTTCTTCGAAGACGAACTGTTGATGATGAAGCACACCGCGCTCAATTTCCTGGATCGCGAGGTGAAACTCATCACGCCCCGACCCGGTGTTGGGCAATCCATGCCTGTTCTTCTGGTCGGGTCTGGGCCGTCCTTGGATCAGGATATGGAGGCTTTAAAGGCCCTGGCGTCGCGGGCGGTGGTTTTTTCCTGCGGCACATCCCTGGGTATTTTGTTGAAGAACGGCATCCGCCCCGACTTTCACTTGGAAACGGAGAACACCACGCCACTGGTTAAAAACCTGGTCAAATGGAACCGGGAATATGGCTTGGATGGTATCCGATTCATCGCATCGAGCAGTGTGGCTCCGCAAGCAGTGGCAGCCTTCGCCGAGACGTGGTTTTTCTTCCGCCCCAATCTGAGTTGCAGTCGATTGCTGAACAACGGAATCGAGCCGCTGGCGGCGGGGGGACCGTTGGTCACCAATGCCGCTTGCGACGTGGCCCTGACACTGGGGTTCCAGGAACTCTATTTGTTCGGCGTCGATTGCGGCCGCCATCCCACCGGCGCCCACCATTCCAAGGATGCCATCTATCTGGAAGACGATTATGACAATTATATACCCGGCGAGAGTCTCGATTTCATCGAAGATGGCTTCGACCGGCAGGTGCCGGGCAATTTCGGCGGCACCATGGAAACCTCGTTGATCCTCGACATGTCGAGGCTCAGTTTCCAGATTGCCATCGGTGGCCATGGCGGTGCGCGCGCCTACAATTGCAGTCGCGGCGCCCTCATTCCCGGCTGCCAGCCTCGGGCCGCCGGGTCGATCAAGATACCTGAACCCGAGAAGCCCAAGGCGGCGGTGCTTGCCTCACTGGCCAATAGATTGCGAATTTGCCCTGCTGGGCAGCTGGTTGATGCGGCAACCCTAAACCGTTTGCGCAAGGGGGCCTCGGCTTTCCCCCCCCTGATCCATGAACTGGCCACTCGGATGAAAGAGGAGGCGACGACCTTTACCGAAGTATCCCGTCCTTTGAAGGCCCTGATAGAACGAGAGGATTTGGTGGGGTTCCAGGAATTGGCGGGAAAATCATTGTTCAATGCCCTGCGGGCCGGGTCTTTTGTCGGCAGCCGTATCGATGACGCCGCCGCTCGCCGAGCCGCTCTTGGTGTTTTTCTGGACCAGTTTTCCGAAGCCGGGCATCAGATGGCCGACTCCTGTCTCGATCTTTACGACGACCTGCTCAAGGTTGCCGGAGAATGA
- a CDS encoding glycosyltransferase: protein MRFTDAIVVEWGTRAGTIDFLKDGLFWGLERNGFAAHRVSIEGNDAPALIRAVDDIWKAVEAGGGAPFVIDTQARSPFKTRPRFSFILDHPLDHPNLREVGTGTVLGLCDASHLALTGYTDGQTVFFPHAGLAADPDPLPFEDRPIDLLFAGGLGMAPHGASWAARLAALTPQFRWIVEAACADVVAHITDPYLALVTACAARGVEAAELDWERLCDLVTLIGILSQGTWRSMLLEELKHLNLVIAGPVAPDFFIGDGGSVRFLGTQSYNEIQTLMRQTKVVLNITPKFKAGSHERIWSAMAAGAVVCTNPSHYMARDFIQGESLLFQSSPEETRETLAQALARPARLQAMAATAAPIYAANHTFEARVRDHLVPLFGG from the coding sequence GTGCGCTTTACCGATGCCATTGTCGTGGAATGGGGCACCCGCGCCGGAACCATTGATTTTCTCAAGGACGGCTTGTTCTGGGGCCTGGAACGCAACGGATTCGCCGCCCACCGGGTCTCCATTGAGGGCAATGATGCCCCGGCTCTGATCCGGGCCGTGGACGACATCTGGAAAGCCGTGGAAGCAGGCGGCGGGGCTCCTTTTGTCATCGACACCCAGGCTCGATCCCCCTTCAAGACCCGGCCCCGCTTCTCTTTTATTCTCGATCACCCCCTGGACCACCCCAACCTGCGGGAAGTGGGCACCGGTACAGTATTGGGCCTATGTGACGCCTCGCATCTGGCGCTGACCGGCTATACGGATGGCCAGACGGTGTTCTTTCCCCATGCGGGCCTTGCCGCCGATCCGGATCCCCTGCCCTTCGAAGACCGGCCCATCGATCTGCTGTTCGCCGGAGGCCTTGGCATGGCGCCCCATGGCGCTTCCTGGGCCGCCCGTCTGGCCGCTCTGACGCCGCAATTCAGATGGATCGTCGAGGCGGCCTGTGCCGATGTGGTCGCCCATATTACCGATCCCTACTTGGCCCTGGTTACCGCCTGCGCGGCACGGGGAGTCGAGGCCGCAGAATTGGATTGGGAGCGGCTATGTGATCTGGTGACACTGATCGGCATCCTTTCCCAAGGCACATGGCGCTCGATGCTGCTTGAGGAACTGAAGCATCTGAACCTGGTAATCGCCGGACCGGTGGCGCCGGACTTTTTCATCGGCGATGGCGGCAGCGTCCGTTTCCTCGGCACGCAAAGCTACAACGAAATCCAAACCCTGATGCGGCAGACCAAAGTGGTGCTCAACATCACGCCAAAGTTCAAGGCCGGGTCCCACGAACGGATCTGGTCGGCCATGGCCGCCGGGGCGGTGGTCTGCACAAACCCCAGCCACTATATGGCCCGGGATTTCATCCAGGGCGAAAGCCTGTTGTTCCAAAGCTCGCCAGAAGAAACCCGGGAGACGCTCGCCCAGGCCCTTGCCAGACCGGCAAGACTTCAGGCCATGGCCGCCACCGCCGCGCCAATCTATGCCGCAAACCATACCTTCGAGGCACGGGTGCGGGATCATCTGGTGCCGCTGTTTGGCGGCTGA